DNA sequence from the Manihot esculenta cultivar AM560-2 chromosome 11, M.esculenta_v8, whole genome shotgun sequence genome:
GAGAACATTTGGTCAAGTAAAATTAGTCCATTTCAAAGTGCTTTCATCTTCAATATCTCAAATCTCTTCACCTTGAGATTTCACATTTTGGAGAGTATCCTAATTGTTCCATCTCCCAAGTGACCTTTGAAGCAACTATTTCATGCTGTGGAAAATACtcctaaaaattcaaaaaaaaaaaatcataattaatatttaaatccttctttgaaaaaagaaaaaaaaatggaaataaaGAAAGTGGCTTTCACCTCCATTTTCTTGACCAACTCTTTTGGATTAGGGGCAGAAACTATGATATGGCGAGCATTTGGACTAATGAAACCTTCCTCTACTGCTTTGTCAATAAATGACAATAAGGAGTTGTAGTAACCATCCACATTCAACAATCCCACCTGAAAATACAATATTTCCTTTAGCTATTTTATGATACAATTGATTTCGATCGGACTTCAAATTCGAAACTTCTTAATTACACAGACAATTTTCTTAAACTATTTTAGATATTAATAACTTCTCTTTACTTCTAGTTGGTGATTTGTAGAGTGTAAAATCCAAAATGTGAGTGCATTACAATTAGAATCAATACcatataaaatacatgaaaaaaggaaaggaaaagttGGTTTACAGGCTTGTCATGGATACCAAGTTGAGCCCAAGTTATTACTTCAAGCAGCTCCTCAAGGGTTCCATAGCCACCTTCAaagacataaaaaaaaaaaatcagtcaaTTATGCTTCGTGATGATCCTAATAATCAGGGTTGGATCCCGTGTGCAAATTTTCAGTAAAGCATTAATGGGTATGATTTGGTTTGAGCCATGAAGCTTCAATCAATGTTCCAGTATGTACTAAGCCCATACTTGATTTCCTATAGATAGGTGAGCCTATTTTAGTACCAAAAACTAGGACTATTTAAGGACCAACAGGACTAAACAAGGGTAAGTGGCTGACTTTtcctttggaaaaaaaaaaaatttaaaattaaaggtaGAAAAACAGGGTTTGTGTCTGCAATGGGAAACCAATAACTGTAATCATTTAGAGACTGTAGCTGGGAAAAGGACCATTTTGGATTTGAAGAAGAGTTCACAATTATTTTTTGTAGCTTGTTCATCACATGGACTGCTTGCTAACCACAGAGAGGAAAACAAAAAGCCTAATTTTCAGTGTCAGCTGCTGAAGATAATAGTAATGGAGAAATAGAGTCGGTGAGTATAGGTTTTCAATATTGGGTTGCTCTCTAAATAGGTCTTTGCTGGATAtaaattcaagaaaatttacCATTATTTCACTATAAAAAATAAGCTATAAGtttttgttaataaataatttattgtcaATATTCTAACTAGTCGATAAATGATTTTATTGctgttttattttttgttacaGTATTTTAGTcaacttttgttttttttagtaaaaaaagcATTAAATTTTGGAGGCGAAGAATAGACCAGGTAAGGCAATGAATGCATCAGAATGTCTAGCCATTTCTGCTTTTCTTTGGTGCATATCAGCAACTGGCTTCACTTCACCTACTGTTTCTCCGGTTATctgaaaatcaaaaataaataaaaaaaaaagaatccaaGTCAATACAAAAACAAAATCCACGAAAGAAAAACACTAATTTTGAGAGTTATCCACAGAGAAGCAATGATGGTGTAGCAGTGGTGGTGGGACCAAAACCAAAGTCATAAagcataaaaagaaaagaaagaaaaggaaaatacaAGGAAAATATACAATCATgtatgtttaattttatatataatgcttTTTTTTgacaattaaaagattaaaattaaaagaaaataaaagaagaaaagataatTAGAAAAGGGGCAAAATGGTGAAAAACCCAGTGGTACCAAGTGGATTGATAGACAAGTTGAAGAAATATTCAAGCccatggaaaaaaataaaataaaaaaaaaaacaaataaagtcTCAAATAGAGCAAGAATAGCCTCAAATGAGACAAGTATGAAATCCCATTTTTAAAGATAACAAAGGAGAGGTAGAAATTCATGTAAATAGCCACCATatgagattaaaaaataatcatagaattttttaaaaaaaataaagaaaaaaaaacacatttaaGAGGCaggaaataaattttattttttaacttttatatgaaaaaaaaaaaaaaaggaaaaggccCTACAACATTATAGTAAGAGGAGAAAATACCTCTCTAGG
Encoded proteins:
- the LOC110625962 gene encoding cytokinin riboside 5'-monophosphate phosphoribohydrolase LOG1, whose amino-acid sequence is MEIDKDLRLSKFKRICVFCGSSPGKKSTYKDAAIELGKELVARNIDLVYGGGSIGLMGLISQAVYNGGRHVIGVIPKTLMPREITGETVGEVKPVADMHQRKAEMARHSDAFIALPGGYGTLEELLEVITWAQLGIHDKPVGLLNVDGYYNSLLSFIDKAVEEGFISPNARHIIVSAPNPKELVKKMEEYFPQHEIVASKVTWEMEQLGYSPKCEISR